The Castellaniella sp. genome includes a window with the following:
- the ccsB gene encoding c-type cytochrome biogenesis protein CcsB — protein sequence MTTDTLTQSAAALWAGDMNTSGDRRGRRGRPDWTDLAFFLLLSLGAAHVIGTYGQFMDYYEKLILVGAVGLFSWMAWLWRPLRTLMVVAGGCALLAIWLYSPTGDLLQGDLSRAESAFLLKYLLSSQSAILWMCALFVLATVCYWAGFVSNTAAWLGTVLTWTAVYAGTIGLLVRWREGHLMGPDIGHIPVSNLYEVFVLMSLITALFYLYYERRYATRALGGFVLLVITSLVVFLLWYSFTRDAFQIQPLVPALKSWWMKLHVPANFIGYGTFSLAAMVGFAYLVKSHGETRNWKPLLPVFVLGAVLCAEPFVFGSRELSVTWMLYFGIGALVVGTILAFRAPIARRLPSLEMLDDIMYRAIAVGFAFFTVATILGALWAADAWGTYWQWDPKETWALIVWLNYAAWLHMRLMKGLRGSMAAYWALSGLLVTSFAFLGVNMFLSGLHSYGEL from the coding sequence ATGACCACTGACACCCTCACCCAATCCGCTGCCGCCCTCTGGGCCGGCGACATGAACACCAGCGGCGATCGGCGTGGCCGACGCGGCAGACCCGATTGGACCGACCTGGCGTTTTTCCTGCTGTTGTCGTTGGGGGCGGCCCATGTGATTGGCACCTACGGGCAGTTCATGGACTACTACGAGAAGCTGATTCTTGTCGGGGCAGTGGGCTTGTTCAGCTGGATGGCCTGGCTATGGCGCCCCTTGCGGACCCTGATGGTGGTGGCGGGTGGCTGTGCCTTACTGGCAATCTGGCTCTATAGTCCCACCGGAGACTTGCTGCAGGGCGATCTGTCGCGTGCCGAATCCGCATTCCTGCTGAAGTACCTATTGTCTTCGCAGTCGGCGATCCTGTGGATGTGTGCCTTGTTTGTCCTGGCCACCGTCTGCTATTGGGCGGGTTTTGTCAGCAACACGGCTGCGTGGCTGGGTACGGTGCTGACCTGGACGGCAGTCTATGCCGGGACGATCGGCCTGCTGGTGCGCTGGCGCGAAGGCCATCTGATGGGGCCTGACATTGGCCATATTCCAGTCAGCAATCTCTATGAAGTCTTCGTCCTTATGTCACTGATTACGGCGCTGTTCTATCTATACTACGAACGCCGCTATGCGACCCGGGCGCTGGGTGGTTTTGTGCTGCTGGTGATTACGTCCCTGGTGGTGTTTCTGTTGTGGTATTCCTTTACCCGCGATGCTTTCCAGATTCAACCCCTGGTGCCGGCCCTGAAAAGCTGGTGGATGAAGCTCCACGTACCGGCCAACTTCATCGGCTATGGCACCTTCAGCCTGGCGGCCATGGTGGGCTTTGCCTATCTGGTTAAATCCCACGGTGAAACCCGCAACTGGAAGCCGCTGCTGCCCGTGTTTGTGCTGGGGGCGGTTCTGTGTGCCGAGCCCTTTGTGTTTGGTTCGCGCGAACTCTCGGTCACCTGGATGCTGTATTTTGGAATCGGTGCGCTGGTCGTTGGCACGATTCTGGCTTTTCGCGCGCCCATCGCCCGGCGTTTGCCCTCGTTGGAAATGTTGGATGACATCATGTATCGGGCGATTGCCGTGGGCTTTGCGTTCTTTACTGTGGCCACGATCCTGGGGGCGCTGTGGGCGGCGGATGCCTGGGGTACGTACTGGCAATGGGACCCCAAGGAAACCTGGGCCTTGATCGTCTGGCTGAACTATGCCGCCTGGCTGCATATGCGGCTCATGAAGGGGCTGCGTGGGTCCATGGCGGCATATTGGGCGCTTAGTGGTCTGCTGGTCACCAGCTTTGCATTCCTGGGGGTGAACATGTTCCTGTCGGGACTGCATTCTTACGGCGAACTCTGA
- the hemB gene encoding porphobilinogen synthase has protein sequence MTHFLPLADFPTARLRRNRRDDFSRRLVREHHLSTDDLIYPVFVQEGSGVREPVASMPDVVRHSPDTLLRTAEHCLSLGIPVLALFPHIDPALKTPDGIEAANPDGLIPRTVALLKQHFPELGVLTDVALDPYTSHGQDGLIDTQGQLLNEPTVAMLVRQALVHAQAGVDIVAPSDMMDGRIGAVRQALDGRGLIHTRIMAYSAKYASAFYGPFRDAVGSAANLGASNKATYQMDPANRLEALREVAADIREGADMVMVKPGLPYLDVLREVKDAFGMPTYAYQVSGEYAMIKAAAANGWLDHDKVMMESLLAFKRAGGDGILTYFAIAAATLLRA, from the coding sequence ATGACACACTTTCTCCCACTCGCTGACTTCCCCACTGCGCGTCTGCGGCGCAATCGGCGGGATGATTTCTCCCGCCGTCTGGTGCGCGAGCACCACCTGTCGACAGACGACCTGATCTATCCGGTTTTCGTCCAGGAAGGCAGCGGCGTGCGAGAACCCGTCGCCTCCATGCCGGATGTGGTGCGCCATTCGCCGGACACGCTGCTGCGCACCGCAGAGCACTGCCTGAGCCTGGGCATCCCGGTGCTGGCCCTGTTTCCACATATAGACCCTGCCCTGAAAACCCCTGACGGCATCGAAGCCGCCAATCCCGACGGGCTGATCCCACGCACGGTGGCGCTGCTGAAACAGCACTTTCCAGAACTGGGCGTGCTGACCGACGTGGCGCTGGACCCCTATACCAGCCACGGCCAGGATGGGCTGATCGATACCCAGGGACAACTGCTGAACGAACCCACCGTCGCCATGCTGGTGCGCCAGGCCCTGGTCCACGCGCAGGCGGGGGTAGACATCGTGGCCCCCAGCGACATGATGGATGGGCGCATTGGCGCCGTGCGTCAGGCGCTGGACGGGCGCGGCCTGATCCACACACGCATCATGGCGTACTCGGCCAAATATGCCAGCGCCTTTTACGGGCCGTTTCGCGATGCGGTGGGCTCGGCAGCCAACCTGGGCGCGTCCAACAAGGCCACCTACCAGATGGACCCGGCCAACCGCCTGGAGGCCCTGCGCGAAGTGGCCGCCGACATCCGCGAGGGCGCCGACATGGTCATGGTCAAGCCCGGCCTGCCCTACCTGGACGTGCTGCGCGAAGTCAAAGACGCCTTTGGCATGCCGACCTATGCCTATCAGGTCAGCGGCGAATACGCCATGATCAAGGCCGCTGCCGCCAACGGCTGGCTGGATCACGACAAAGTCATGATGGAATCCTTGCTGGCCTTCAAGCGTGCCGGAGGCGACGGCATCCTGACGTACTTTGCCATCGCTGCCGCCACGCTGCTGCGCGCCTAA
- a CDS encoding c-type cytochrome, whose translation MKRALSSMFMVGSLVLAGALPGLAYAQDAAVPDAKAGEQLFVQGDMSRGVLACVTCHGAAGNSTIPVNPNLAAMPHEYLAKQLRDFTPQGDKPAVRTGADGAPSIMSTIAPALTPQDVQNVSLYLSQQAMDWEVAGTATDEATMEHGQKIWRAGIEDRKVPACAACHSANGAGVPGEFPRLAGQHPEYILDQLKLFSSGDRANAIMHDIASRMTPPDLAAVANYAAGLR comes from the coding sequence ATGAAGCGTGCGCTTTCCAGTATGTTTATGGTCGGCAGCCTGGTGCTAGCCGGCGCCCTGCCTGGCCTGGCCTACGCTCAGGACGCAGCAGTCCCCGACGCCAAGGCCGGCGAGCAGCTGTTCGTTCAGGGCGATATGTCGCGTGGCGTACTGGCCTGTGTCACCTGTCATGGGGCGGCCGGCAACAGCACCATCCCGGTCAATCCCAATCTGGCCGCCATGCCGCACGAATACCTGGCAAAGCAGCTGCGTGATTTCACCCCGCAGGGCGATAAGCCTGCCGTGCGCACCGGCGCGGATGGCGCGCCGTCGATCATGTCCACCATTGCGCCGGCCCTGACGCCCCAAGACGTCCAGAATGTCTCTCTGTATCTGTCTCAGCAAGCCATGGACTGGGAAGTCGCCGGCACGGCAACCGACGAGGCCACGATGGAACATGGTCAGAAAATCTGGCGTGCAGGCATCGAGGACCGCAAGGTTCCTGCCTGTGCGGCCTGTCACTCGGCCAATGGCGCGGGGGTTCCGGGCGAATTCCCACGGCTGGCAGGCCAGCATCCCGAATATATTCTGGATCAGCTGAAGCTCTTTAGTTCCGGGGATCGCGCAAACGCCATCATGCATGATATCGCCAGCCGCATGACACCGCCGGATCTGGCTGCTGTGGCCAATTACGCTGCCGGTTTGCGCTGA
- a CDS encoding methyl-accepting chemotaxis protein → MALKNISQPGQSIERGEYNPSLNTRMDESFALAKKYRDDVESLLFTPEGKALFLQALEAQKQYVTPRDQAFQILLQKGATADTQIFFTETMPKLATQYIQTIHQLNNFLTQSVANQVEQNEAQDQIRIILIAVITLAATLASLLFSWLITRSIILPLQHTITLAKAVANRDLKQTVQIIGKDELTDLETALGQMVQGLHVTVSEVRGGANTIASAARQITAGNLDLSSRTEQQASSLAQTAATMEQITATVRQNADNAQQANSLAATAAQTASSGGSLVAELVGTMGEINDKSQQVADIIGVIDSIAFQTNILALNAAVEAARADEQGRGFAVVAAEVRALAQRSAGAAKEIKDLIDSSVHATSKGNEQAANAGDTMQEIVSINRVTDIMSEISAASREQTTGIEEINTAITQMDDVTRQNASLVDESAAAASLEEQAATLAELVATFNLDTSHSTVQHAPRPVALETHIHSAPKHIRLKPSPGLGYSRS, encoded by the coding sequence TTGGCACTGAAAAATATCAGCCAGCCTGGCCAGTCGATCGAGCGAGGGGAGTACAACCCCTCGCTCAATACTCGGATGGACGAGTCTTTTGCGCTTGCAAAAAAATACCGCGACGATGTCGAATCTCTGCTTTTCACCCCAGAAGGCAAGGCCTTGTTTCTGCAGGCACTCGAGGCCCAAAAACAGTACGTAACTCCTCGGGACCAAGCCTTTCAGATATTATTACAAAAGGGCGCAACGGCCGATACCCAGATTTTTTTCACTGAAACAATGCCGAAGCTGGCAACTCAGTATATACAAACCATCCATCAACTAAATAATTTCTTGACTCAATCTGTCGCCAATCAGGTCGAACAAAATGAAGCCCAAGATCAAATCCGCATTATTCTAATTGCCGTCATTACCCTAGCAGCTACCTTAGCCAGCCTGCTATTTTCCTGGTTGATCACTCGCTCCATCATCCTACCCCTGCAACACACCATCACGTTGGCTAAGGCTGTCGCCAATCGCGATCTCAAGCAAACAGTCCAGATTATCGGTAAAGACGAACTGACCGATCTGGAAACTGCACTGGGACAGATGGTTCAAGGCCTGCATGTCACCGTCAGCGAGGTTCGCGGCGGCGCCAACACGATTGCCTCCGCAGCCAGGCAGATCACGGCGGGCAACCTGGATCTGTCCTCGCGCACCGAACAACAGGCCAGTTCCCTGGCGCAGACCGCCGCCACCATGGAACAAATCACCGCCACCGTGCGCCAGAACGCCGACAACGCCCAGCAGGCCAACTCCCTGGCCGCCACTGCCGCCCAGACCGCATCCAGCGGCGGCAGCCTGGTGGCTGAACTGGTGGGCACCATGGGCGAGATCAACGACAAGTCCCAGCAGGTCGCCGACATCATCGGTGTGATTGACAGCATCGCCTTCCAGACCAACATCCTGGCCCTGAACGCCGCTGTCGAGGCCGCCCGCGCCGACGAACAAGGCCGCGGCTTTGCCGTGGTCGCCGCCGAAGTTCGCGCCCTGGCCCAGCGATCCGCTGGTGCCGCCAAGGAAATCAAGGACCTGATCGATTCTTCTGTCCATGCCACCAGCAAGGGCAATGAACAGGCCGCCAACGCGGGCGACACCATGCAGGAAATCGTCTCCATCAATCGCGTCACTGACATCATGAGCGAGATCAGCGCGGCCAGCCGTGAACAGACCACTGGCATCGAGGAAATCAATACCGCCATCACCCAGATGGACGATGTCACCCGCCAGAACGCCAGCCTGGTCGACGAATCTGCCGCCGCCGCCAGCCTGGAAGAACAGGCAGCCACACTCGCTGAACTGGTCGCTACCTTTAATTTGGATACGAGCCATAGCACCGTTCAGCACGCACCCCGGCCAGTCGCTCTGGAAACACACATCCATTCAGCGCCAAAGCACATTCGCCTCAAACCCAGCCCTGGTCTTGGATACTCAAGATCCTAG
- a CDS encoding cytochrome c biogenesis protein ResB — protein sequence MRFAISLLMFICIASLIGTVLPQNQASNAYIDQFGPFWFAVFDQFSIWHIYNSPWFLLIMAFLVVSTSLCVMRNTPKMLRDMRTFREYVRGSSLKAFHHKLDVDSALTPDQAVDQVGSLLRRQGFRYRVRVDGDSRMVAAKKGAANRLGYIFAHVAIVVICLGGLLDSELPVRLQTWLFDKQPIMGNMLISEVPESGRLSMRNPSFRANMLLPDGKQSSMGIIAAGQGVLLQPLPFTIRLKKFYIDYYDTGMPSDFRSDVVVTDLASGHSFEQTIQVNEPLHYQGVTVYQSSFDDGGSGLSLKAWPLSGPSAQPQDLSGVVGQAEKLPANLGGQTIDYTGLRIINVENLGDPEPQPKDLVRDVAAVTGSAVRPRSDSLRNVGPSVQYRLVGADGQAHEFTQYMLPVKIDDFAMFLLGTRNTPAEAYRYLRIPADDQGTMQEFMQLRAALTDPALRDQAARQFAAGNAPQGEQRDLMFQAAQGALRTFSLRGFNGILDSAPADQREKIMNFAVPMIQISLHELRVLMRDQQGLPALATEGELAEQQTQWLRLAVLALASLPDYPAAVALQLSSFDQVQASVFQVARSPGKTTVYIGCLLLVLGIFSMFYIRERRVWVWIRPSDTGSSWLAAMTTQRRNMDFTHEFERLSAALRHLGGSRHDH from the coding sequence ATGCGTTTTGCCATCAGTCTGTTGATGTTTATTTGCATCGCCAGCCTGATCGGCACAGTTCTGCCTCAAAATCAGGCATCCAACGCCTATATCGATCAGTTCGGACCTTTTTGGTTTGCGGTCTTCGATCAGTTCTCCATCTGGCATATCTACAATAGCCCCTGGTTTCTGCTGATCATGGCGTTTCTGGTGGTCTCCACCTCGCTGTGCGTCATGCGCAACACCCCGAAGATGCTGCGCGATATGCGAACCTTTCGCGAGTACGTGCGCGGCAGCAGCCTCAAGGCCTTTCATCACAAGCTTGATGTTGACAGCGCCCTGACGCCGGATCAGGCTGTGGATCAGGTGGGGAGCTTGTTGCGGCGTCAGGGTTTTCGCTATCGCGTCCGTGTAGATGGCGACAGCCGCATGGTGGCAGCCAAAAAAGGCGCGGCAAATCGCCTGGGCTATATTTTTGCGCATGTGGCCATTGTCGTGATCTGTCTGGGGGGGCTGTTGGACAGCGAACTCCCGGTGCGCCTACAGACCTGGCTGTTCGATAAACAGCCAATCATGGGCAATATGCTGATTTCCGAGGTACCGGAATCCGGGCGATTGTCGATGCGCAACCCCAGTTTCCGGGCCAATATGCTGCTGCCTGACGGCAAGCAAAGCAGCATGGGCATTATTGCGGCCGGTCAGGGTGTTTTGCTGCAGCCGCTGCCCTTTACCATCCGTCTGAAAAAGTTCTATATCGATTATTACGACACCGGCATGCCCAGCGATTTTCGCAGCGATGTGGTGGTTACCGACCTGGCCAGCGGGCATTCCTTCGAGCAGACCATCCAGGTCAACGAACCCTTGCACTACCAGGGTGTCACCGTATACCAGTCCAGTTTCGATGATGGCGGCAGTGGCCTCAGCTTAAAGGCCTGGCCTTTGTCTGGCCCCTCGGCCCAGCCGCAGGATCTCTCGGGCGTGGTGGGCCAAGCGGAAAAACTGCCTGCCAATCTGGGTGGGCAAACCATTGATTACACGGGCTTGCGCATTATCAATGTTGAAAACCTGGGCGACCCCGAGCCTCAGCCCAAGGATCTGGTGCGCGATGTGGCCGCCGTGACGGGCAGTGCCGTGCGTCCGCGCAGCGACAGCCTGCGAAATGTCGGCCCCAGTGTGCAGTATCGACTGGTGGGCGCAGATGGCCAGGCCCACGAATTTACGCAGTACATGCTGCCCGTGAAAATCGACGATTTTGCTATGTTTCTGTTGGGTACACGGAATACGCCTGCCGAGGCCTATCGCTATCTGCGTATCCCGGCAGACGATCAGGGCACGATGCAGGAATTCATGCAGCTACGCGCCGCCCTGACAGATCCTGCGCTGCGTGACCAGGCCGCCCGCCAGTTCGCGGCCGGCAACGCCCCCCAGGGCGAGCAGCGCGACCTGATGTTCCAGGCGGCCCAGGGGGCCTTGCGCACGTTCTCATTGCGCGGCTTTAATGGCATACTGGACTCCGCGCCGGCAGACCAACGCGAAAAAATCATGAACTTCGCCGTGCCCATGATTCAGATCAGCCTGCACGAATTGCGCGTGTTGATGCGTGACCAGCAGGGCTTGCCCGCCCTGGCCACCGAAGGCGAACTGGCCGAGCAGCAGACACAGTGGCTGCGGCTGGCCGTATTGGCCTTGGCGTCTTTGCCGGATTACCCTGCCGCCGTGGCGTTGCAGCTCTCCAGTTTTGACCAGGTCCAGGCCAGCGTCTTCCAGGTTGCCCGCAGCCCAGGCAAGACCACTGTGTATATCGGTTGCCTATTGTTGGTCCTGGGGATATTTTCGATGTTCTACATCCGTGAACGGCGTGTCTGGGTCTGGATCCGTCCGTCCGATACAGGCAGCAGTTGGCTGGCCGCCATGACCACCCAGCGTCGTAATATGGATTTCACCCACGAATTTGAACGCTTGAGCGCTGCTTTGCGCCACCTCGGAGGTTCCCGCCATGACCACTGA
- a CDS encoding putative bifunctional diguanylate cyclase/phosphodiesterase encodes MPTQQHSSNRFFLPFAVRRRGLRVFLVYYVIPLLLALGLVLSASLFPNHYASTSSGMGLTTRFSTTAYDTPQQALNALQDSPTRLSAYLPEGPVWLLATLDERQPDLGRALLLPSSLIESLACWLLPAHQPPVALELHTNVLGHVAALPTQASGQVACRMDNATPGDIAITQWPSRAMATARAQSSYALGLLEGGLLILAAFTAIVSLTTRDHLYVLLSCWFVCNLRLVAWALGWDHLWLGHQLAPADLLWSRKLILLLSFITTWLLYTRLFRYSLGVMLHRRLQLAGLALSLVLAVMLVMPSANLFLGASFLAGWAGTALTFTILIHALFRYTTRSLFWHTLGVCVATGLLGIGLIFIGLEQTHWLRNGPTIGVFLFCNLLVALATANRIREDRHNRLRQRNELIVHDSLSPLGLFTLGATRHFEHLNNNARQMLQILNETEAPALGWKHFFSDVDWVAVSLATEKGEDTEIQQISDDPKAPPRCFLLRATLVGSRIEGSLQDVTARTETLRNLSLMTDSDVLTNTLNRHGIETAMEGAIEQLQQVGTPCAMSFLSLNHLKRVNDLFGHSAGDQLLQLACERVRYSLTEQQKLGRIGSDDFIILFPGIRAREARRLAQDMIDSLNSAPIYVGDRSFQIKSAMGVIDLDARMRPKDAIAAASRACRDARKQHQDIVLYEENTHELFDHINELRVFEELDQGKTPDDIYLVMQPIMSLRHPLKTLNFEVLLRVRSNGGHPLQTQRIIQAAEDSGMITVIDKWVFTTALEWISKHHLTLANTQQVNVNLSGVSLNDDRFINSLFGILNQQPQFTRRLCVEITEGVALQDLERTRQFMRRLQRMGARVSLDDFGAGYTSFSYLKELPADTIKIDGSLIRDMLTSEANIAIVNSIVDLAHNLGMECIAEWVEDVATLRTLAEMGVDYVQGYVISAARMPSEMLLHENILPLINNSATRAFVEEISGRRI; translated from the coding sequence ATGCCAACTCAGCAGCACTCCTCCAACCGGTTTTTTCTGCCGTTTGCCGTCAGACGCCGGGGACTACGGGTGTTCTTGGTGTATTACGTGATCCCCCTGTTACTGGCCTTGGGCCTGGTCCTCAGCGCCAGCTTGTTTCCCAACCACTATGCCAGCACCAGCAGCGGCATGGGCCTGACCACCCGCTTTTCCACGACCGCATATGACACCCCCCAGCAAGCGCTCAATGCCCTGCAGGACAGCCCTACCCGCCTAAGCGCCTACCTGCCGGAAGGCCCGGTCTGGCTACTGGCCACCCTGGACGAACGCCAGCCTGATCTGGGTCGCGCCCTGCTGCTACCCAGCTCCCTGATCGAATCCCTCGCCTGCTGGCTACTGCCAGCCCATCAACCCCCGGTTGCCCTGGAACTGCACACCAACGTGCTGGGCCACGTTGCCGCACTGCCAACGCAGGCCTCTGGCCAAGTAGCATGCCGCATGGACAACGCAACGCCCGGCGACATCGCCATCACACAGTGGCCTTCTCGCGCCATGGCCACGGCTCGCGCCCAAAGCTCCTATGCCCTGGGCCTGCTGGAAGGCGGTCTGCTGATCCTGGCGGCCTTTACCGCCATTGTCAGCCTGACCACCCGCGACCACCTGTATGTGCTGCTGTCCTGCTGGTTCGTCTGCAATCTGCGTCTTGTGGCCTGGGCCCTGGGCTGGGACCACCTCTGGCTAGGCCACCAACTGGCCCCGGCTGACCTGCTCTGGTCCCGCAAACTCATCTTGCTGCTGTCATTTATCACGACCTGGCTGCTATATACCCGCTTATTCCGCTACAGCCTGGGGGTCATGCTGCACCGTCGCCTGCAACTGGCAGGGCTGGCCCTGTCCCTGGTGCTGGCCGTCATGCTGGTGATGCCCTCCGCCAACCTGTTCCTGGGTGCCTCTTTTCTGGCGGGTTGGGCCGGGACGGCGCTCACCTTCACCATCCTGATCCATGCCCTGTTTCGCTATACCACGCGGTCTTTGTTCTGGCACACGCTGGGGGTCTGCGTCGCCACCGGCCTGCTGGGCATCGGCTTGATATTCATCGGCCTGGAACAAACGCATTGGCTTCGCAATGGGCCCACCATCGGCGTGTTTTTGTTCTGCAACCTGCTGGTGGCCTTGGCTACCGCCAACCGCATCCGCGAAGATCGCCACAACCGGCTGCGTCAGCGCAACGAACTGATTGTGCATGACTCGCTCTCGCCGCTGGGTCTGTTCACGCTAGGGGCCACGCGCCACTTCGAGCACCTGAACAACAACGCCCGCCAGATGCTGCAGATCCTGAACGAAACCGAAGCACCAGCCCTGGGCTGGAAGCATTTCTTCAGCGATGTCGACTGGGTGGCGGTGTCGCTGGCCACCGAAAAAGGCGAAGACACTGAAATCCAGCAGATCAGCGACGACCCCAAAGCCCCCCCGCGCTGCTTCTTGCTGCGCGCGACCCTGGTGGGCAGCCGCATCGAGGGCTCGCTGCAGGATGTGACTGCACGCACCGAGACGCTCCGCAATCTGAGTCTGATGACCGACAGCGACGTCCTCACCAACACCCTGAATCGTCACGGCATCGAAACCGCCATGGAAGGCGCGATCGAGCAGCTGCAGCAGGTTGGCACCCCCTGCGCCATGTCTTTTCTTAGCCTGAACCACCTGAAGCGCGTCAACGACCTGTTTGGCCATTCGGCAGGCGACCAGCTGTTGCAACTCGCCTGCGAACGCGTGCGCTATTCTCTCACTGAGCAGCAAAAGCTCGGCCGTATCGGCAGTGATGACTTCATCATCCTGTTTCCCGGCATCCGCGCCCGCGAAGCCCGGCGCCTGGCCCAGGACATGATCGACAGCCTGAACAGCGCCCCCATTTATGTGGGCGATCGGTCCTTCCAGATCAAAAGCGCCATGGGGGTCATCGACCTGGATGCACGCATGCGTCCCAAAGACGCCATCGCAGCAGCATCCCGCGCCTGCCGCGATGCCCGCAAGCAGCATCAGGACATCGTCCTCTACGAAGAAAACACCCACGAACTGTTCGATCACATCAATGAACTTCGCGTGTTCGAAGAACTGGATCAGGGCAAAACACCTGATGATATTTACTTGGTCATGCAGCCCATCATGTCGCTGCGCCATCCCCTGAAAACCCTGAATTTCGAGGTATTGCTGCGTGTGCGCAGCAACGGCGGCCACCCACTGCAAACCCAAAGAATCATTCAGGCCGCCGAAGACAGCGGCATGATTACCGTCATCGACAAATGGGTCTTCACCACTGCGCTCGAATGGATTTCCAAGCACCACCTGACACTCGCCAATACCCAGCAGGTCAATGTCAACCTCAGCGGCGTCTCGCTAAATGACGACCGTTTCATCAACAGCTTGTTTGGCATCCTGAATCAGCAACCGCAGTTCACTCGACGCCTCTGCGTAGAAATCACAGAGGGCGTGGCCCTGCAGGATCTGGAGCGCACACGCCAGTTCATGCGCCGTCTGCAGCGCATGGGCGCGCGCGTGTCGCTGGATGACTTCGGCGCGGGCTATACCTCGTTCTCATACCTCAAGGAACTTCCGGCCGATACCATCAAGATCGACGGCTCCTTGATCCGCGACATGCTGACCAGCGAGGCCAACATCGCCATCGTCAACAGCATTGTGGATCTGGCCCACAACCTGGGCATGGAGTGCATTGCCGAATGGGTCGAGGACGTAGCGACCCTGCGGACACTAGCCGAGATGGGAGTCGATTACGTGCAGGGTTATGTGATTTCAGCGGCCCGCATGCCATCAGAGATGCTGCTGCACGAAAACATCCTGCCGCTGATCAACAACTCGGCGACCCGGGCCTTCGTGGAAGAAATCAGTGGACGGCGGATCTGA
- the yihA gene encoding ribosome biogenesis GTP-binding protein YihA/YsxC: protein MSLLHRARFTVSAARLDQLPAPTTAEVCFVGRSNSGKSSAINVLTNQRRLAFSSKTPGRTRLINLFGIPDPLTPDAWLGFLVDLPGYGYAAVDRTARDEWAEVLGGYLHQRSSLAGVVLLIDIRRGITDLDRRLSHWIGLRGLPTLALLTKADKLPYGQRIKAVAQVRKDLAEIGTLAALPFSATHRIGLEDAASHIENWISPQMVP, encoded by the coding sequence GTGTCTTTATTGCATCGTGCCCGCTTTACTGTATCCGCCGCCCGGCTGGATCAGCTCCCTGCCCCGACCACAGCCGAAGTCTGTTTTGTCGGTCGATCCAACTCGGGAAAATCCTCGGCCATCAACGTCTTGACGAATCAACGCCGCCTGGCGTTTTCCAGCAAGACGCCAGGGCGCACGCGCCTGATCAACTTATTCGGCATCCCGGACCCGCTGACGCCAGATGCATGGCTGGGCTTTCTGGTGGACCTGCCGGGCTATGGCTACGCAGCCGTGGATCGCACCGCGCGCGACGAATGGGCCGAGGTCCTGGGCGGCTATCTGCACCAGCGCAGCAGCCTGGCCGGCGTAGTGCTGTTGATCGACATCCGCCGAGGTATCACAGACCTTGATCGCCGCCTGTCGCACTGGATCGGCTTGCGCGGCCTGCCCACGCTGGCCCTGCTGACCAAGGCCGACAAACTGCCTTATGGCCAACGCATCAAGGCCGTGGCCCAAGTCCGCAAAGACCTGGCGGAAATCGGCACCCTGGCTGCCCTGCCCTTTTCAGCCACCCACCGCATCGGCCTGGAAGACGCCGCCAGCCATATCGAAAACTGGATTTCACCGCAAATGGTGCCCTGA